In Pelmatolapia mariae isolate MD_Pm_ZW linkage group LG2, Pm_UMD_F_2, whole genome shotgun sequence, one DNA window encodes the following:
- the lsm11 gene encoding U7 snRNA-associated Sm-like protein LSm11: MEEREKRSVNSDSKETLSAPYSSPASAPEAGSKAEDDGADKLDVCSDTFDPLLALYSPTVQLPFPNIKCFNNVAEYESFLKGGRGRAKPENVEKRQRKAMKGVVDMERIERLKKLMVNNPVSESEEGESSSGTTRRKRRQKPVKNVLTRMPLCKGSPLGELYRCVEERIRVKVHVRTFKGLRGVCSGFVVAFDKFWNMAMVDVDETYREPLFGEAFYHEKALTTTRLFEKLSLQETSECAESVKKQPADSPKETPESRSSSHAVGVRGDGRTADSKLSEAAETEKDAHKTLLVVQSPQARQKKETKTYDKVHTRHINQLFIRGENVILVNPQPL, encoded by the exons ATGgaggagagggaaaaaagaagtgtAAATTCAGACAGTAAGGAGACGTTGTCAGCACCCTACTCCAGCCCGGCCTCAGCGCCGGAGGCTGGCAGTAAAGCCGAGGACGATGGCGCAGATAAACTGGACGTCTGCTCGGATACGTTTGATCCACTCTTGGCCTTGTACTCACCGACAGTGCAGCTTCCCTTCCCAAACATCAAGTGCTTCAACAACGTGGCCGAGTACGAGAGCTTTCTGAAGGGCGGCCGCGGGAGAGCCAAACCGGAGAACGTGGAGAAAAGGCAGCGTAAGGCGATGAAAGGCGTGGTGGACATGGAGCGCATCGAGAGGCTGAAGAAACTCATGGTGAACAACCCGGTGTCTGAGTCAGAGGAGGGAGAAAGCAGCAGCGGCACGAcgcggaggaagaggaggcagaAACCTGTGAAAAATGTCCTGACGAGAATGCCCC tgtgtaaaGGCAGTCCTCTGGGGGAGCTGTACCGCTGCGTGGAGGAGAGGATAAGAGTCAAAGTTCACGTCAGGACTTTCAAAGGTCTGAGGGGAGTGTGCTCTGGCTTTGTCGTGGCCTTCGACAAGTTCTGGAACATG GCGATGGTGGATGTGGATGAAACGTACAGAGAGCCTCTGTTTGGAGAGGCTTTCTATCATGAGAAAGCCCTCACCACTACACGG CTTTTTGAGAAACTAAGTCTCCAGGAAACCTCTGAATGTGCTGAGTCGGTGAAGAAGCAGCCTGCAGATTCTCCCAAAGAGACTCCAGAAAGTCGTTCTTCTTCTCATGCCGTTGGTGTGAGAGGAGACGGCAGGACAGCAGACTCCAAGCTGTCAGAAGCTGCTGAAACCGAAAAGGATGCACACAAAACACTGCTCGTGGTCCAAAGTCCACAGGCTCGCcagaagaaagaaaccaagACGTACGACAAGGTCCATACGCGCCACATCAACCAGCTGTTCATCCGTGGTGAGAATGTCATCCTGGTTAACCCCCAGCCGCTCTGA
- the thg1l gene encoding probable tRNA(His) guanylyltransferase isoform X1 produces the protein MLISTASRFGVWCCSLTPSVRLFSRSSNMAKSKFEYVRNFETDDTCLRNCYIVVRLDGRNFHKFAEQHKFAKPNDDRALGLMTRSARSVVEELEDIVIAYGQSDEFSFVFKRSSTWFKRRASKLMTHVASQFSSSYVFYWKEFFENQPLLYPPGFDGRVVLYPSNRNLRDYLSWRQADCHINNLYNTVFWMLVQRRGLSTTQAEDRLKGTLAGDKNEILFTEFGINYNNESAVHKKGTTLIWEKRDETVIKRIKLPNGEEKDMPVTRSRRRVEAYHCDLIGEQFWEEHPDILEDDNC, from the exons ATGCTAATTAGTACAGCGAGCAGATTTGGTGtttggtgctgttctcttacaCCTTCGGTCCGTCTTTTCTCCAGATCCAGTAACATGGCCAAAAGTAAGTTTGAGTATGTGCGCAACTTCGAAACAGATGACACCTGTCTGCGGAACTGCTACATTGTCGTGAGGCTGGATGGTCGCAATTTTCACAA GTTTGCAGAGCAGCACAAGTTTGCAAAGCCCAATGACGACAGGGCCTTGGGGCTGATGACAAGGAGCGCACGCTCTGTCGTGGAAGAACTGGAGGATATTGTCATTGCCTATGGCCAAAGTGATGAGTTCAGCTTTGTTTTCAAGCGGTCTTCTACCTGGTTCAAAAGAAGAGCCAG TAAGCTCATGACCCACGTGGCCTCCCAGTTCTCCTCCTCGTACGTGTTTTACTGGAAGGAGTTTTTTGAGAATCAGCCCCTCCTGTACCCTCCGGGATTTGACGGACGGGTGGTCCTATATCCTAGCAATCGTAACCTTAGAGACTACCTTAGCTGGAGGCAGGCAGACT GCCACATAAATAATTTGTACAACACAGTGTTTTGGATGTTAGTGCAAAGAAGAGGACTCAGCACAACACAGGCAGAGGATCGCTTGAAG GGAACATTGGCTGGGGATAAAAATGAGATCCTCTTCACAGAATTTGGTATCAACTACAACAATGAATCTGCCGTCCACAAGAAAGGTACCACCCTCATCTGGGAAAAG CGAGATGAGACTGTCATTAAACGCATAAAGCTGCCAAATGGGGAAGAAAAGGACATGCCCGTCACACGCAGCAGGAGGAGGGTAGAGGCCTACCATTGTGACCTTATAGGAGAGCAGTTCTGGGAGGAGCACCCAGACATCCTGGAGGATGATAACTGCTAA
- the thg1l gene encoding probable tRNA(His) guanylyltransferase isoform X2, which produces MAKSKFEYVRNFETDDTCLRNCYIVVRLDGRNFHKFAEQHKFAKPNDDRALGLMTRSARSVVEELEDIVIAYGQSDEFSFVFKRSSTWFKRRASKLMTHVASQFSSSYVFYWKEFFENQPLLYPPGFDGRVVLYPSNRNLRDYLSWRQADCHINNLYNTVFWMLVQRRGLSTTQAEDRLKGTLAGDKNEILFTEFGINYNNESAVHKKGTTLIWEKRDETVIKRIKLPNGEEKDMPVTRSRRRVEAYHCDLIGEQFWEEHPDILEDDNC; this is translated from the exons ATGGCCAAAAGTAAGTTTGAGTATGTGCGCAACTTCGAAACAGATGACACCTGTCTGCGGAACTGCTACATTGTCGTGAGGCTGGATGGTCGCAATTTTCACAA GTTTGCAGAGCAGCACAAGTTTGCAAAGCCCAATGACGACAGGGCCTTGGGGCTGATGACAAGGAGCGCACGCTCTGTCGTGGAAGAACTGGAGGATATTGTCATTGCCTATGGCCAAAGTGATGAGTTCAGCTTTGTTTTCAAGCGGTCTTCTACCTGGTTCAAAAGAAGAGCCAG TAAGCTCATGACCCACGTGGCCTCCCAGTTCTCCTCCTCGTACGTGTTTTACTGGAAGGAGTTTTTTGAGAATCAGCCCCTCCTGTACCCTCCGGGATTTGACGGACGGGTGGTCCTATATCCTAGCAATCGTAACCTTAGAGACTACCTTAGCTGGAGGCAGGCAGACT GCCACATAAATAATTTGTACAACACAGTGTTTTGGATGTTAGTGCAAAGAAGAGGACTCAGCACAACACAGGCAGAGGATCGCTTGAAG GGAACATTGGCTGGGGATAAAAATGAGATCCTCTTCACAGAATTTGGTATCAACTACAACAATGAATCTGCCGTCCACAAGAAAGGTACCACCCTCATCTGGGAAAAG CGAGATGAGACTGTCATTAAACGCATAAAGCTGCCAAATGGGGAAGAAAAGGACATGCCCGTCACACGCAGCAGGAGGAGGGTAGAGGCCTACCATTGTGACCTTATAGGAGAGCAGTTCTGGGAGGAGCACCCAGACATCCTGGAGGATGATAACTGCTAA
- the adam19b gene encoding disintegrin and metalloproteinase domain-containing protein 19 isoform X2, translated as MRPGARPPPPPSPPPYAARCSVCVCLIVVLYCAVAAAVSEDAVYNGETRQASLESILENVESYEITYPIWLHPLRHKRSDNKEHPAEAQVLITAEGQELRLLLEKNEQLLAPGYQEIWYTPNGARKSSSRPSTGHCFYHGEVQGMEGSSVAVSTCSGLRGLISLNTSISYLIEPLPISTDADRHAVFRAESVRLPGGHCQHHHGKVEHEEGLNDFIKGMMSPQGLRFEMHNSDIDKTKQKLVEAANLVDKYYKALNIRVALIGLEVWTSQDMISVSDNPHSTLAAFLSWRQKQLRSLPNDNAQLVTGKSFRGTTIGLAPLKAMCSEYQSGGVNMDHSDLSVGVAATMAHEMGHNFGMSHDIPGCCQAKAEDGGCIMAAATGHPFPRVFNDCNMKELKSYLSSGGGKCLFNLPNTRTMYGGHRCGNGYLEDGEECDCGEEEECTSPCCNANNCTLKAGAECAHGVCCQNCKLKSPGVLCRAPSGSCDLPEFCDGKTESCPADFYLVDGTSCAGGKAYCYTGMCLTLEQQCRSLWGKDGRPAPDLCFKRVNEAGNMYGNCGKDESGNYRRCSDRDAKCGKIQCLASASKPIEQNAVVIETTVTEGYRRIMCKGTHVYKLDKEEKEPQGDTLDPGLVMTGTKCGEDLICFNGLCRNASFLRAGECNAKCHGHGLCNNNRNCHCDPGWAPPLCDQKGSGGSVDSGPVINRRSVGTALLTSFLLLLAGLAAFAFWRFGRHKLPSLKPSAPPPVPKMNEIHTSEPPDVKSLNSDSRANGHANPTFLLKNSSSLHPSPSAPPRPRNGIVCPAGKPPPIPMCAVEQRKQTPQPQRVISPQGRTPPVPPGQKPNQASALPTRPPPLRSLDPKNSSQSSAVPQNRPNPPNRPPPPCPIKKQSGDPVKGPQVTTNALQRGKPGLAPSAGQKMPNRA; from the exons ATGCGTCCAGGAGCGcgtcctccaccaccaccatcaccacctccCTATGCCGCGcggtgctctgtgtgtgtgtgcctcatAGTTGTCCTCTACTGTGCCGTCgctgctgctgtgtctgaaGACGCTGTTTACAATG GAGAAACCAGACAGGCTTCGCTGGAAAGCATCCTTGAGAACGTGGAGAGTTATGAGATTACTTATCCCATATGGCTGCATCCTCTCAGACACAAGAGGTCTGACAACAAAGAG CATCCAGCAGAGGCGCAGGTTCTCATCACAGCTGAGGGCCAGGAGCTCAGACTACTATTAGAGAAAAATGA GCAGCTGTTGGCCCCTGGATATCAGGAAATATGGTACACACCCAATGGAGCGCGCAAGTCCTCTTCTCGACCCAGCACT gGACACTGTTTCTACCATGGCGAGGTTCAGGGCATGGAAGGCTCCAGCGTTGCTGTCAGCACTTGTTCAGGGCTCAg GGGACTAATTTCCCTGAACACGAGCATCAGCTACCTGATAGAGCCTCTTCCCATTTCTACGGATGCTGATCGGCATGCTGTGTTCCGAGCCGAGAGTGTTCGTCTCCCCGGGGGTCACTGCCAGCATCACCATGGCAAAGTGGAGCATGAGGAGGGGCTTAATGACTTTATCAAGGGAATGATGTCACCACAGGGTTTGAGG TTTGAGATGCACAACTCTGATATTGACAAGACGAAACAGAAATTAGTGGAAGCGGCCAACCTAGTTGACAAG TACTACAAAGCTTTAAATATCCGTGTGGCACTAATCGGTCTGGAGGTGTGGACCAGCCAGGACATGATCAGCGTCTCCGATAACCCGCACAGCACCCTGGCAGCGTTCCTGTCTTGGAGACAGAAACAGCTACGCAGTCTCCCCAACGACAATGCTCAGTTGGTCAC GGGGAAGTCATTCCGGGGCACGACCATCGGGCTGGCACCTCTCAAAGCCATGTGCTCTGAATACCAGTCCGGCGGAGTAAACATG GACCACTCAGATTTATCAGTCGGTGTTGCTGCCACGATGGCGCACGAGATGGGACACAACTTTGGTATGAGCCACGACATTCCAGGTTGTTGCCAGGCGAAAGCAGAAGACGGAGGCTGTATCATGGCTGCTGCTACTGG GCATCCTTTTCCTCGAGTGTTTAATGATTGCAACATGAAGGAGCTGAAGAGCTACCTGAGCTCTGGAGGAGGAAAGTGTCTCTTTAACCTGCCCAACACCAGGACAATGTATGGAGGGCATCGCTGTGGTAATGGTTACCTGGAAGACGGAGAAGAATGCGACTGTGGAGAAGAAGAG GAGTGCACAAGTCCATGCTGTAATGCCAACAACTGTACCCTGAAAGCTGGAGCTGAGTGTGCCCACGGAGTTTGCTGTCAGAACTGCAAG CTGAAGAGCCCGGGTGTGCTGTGCCGTGCTCCCTCGGGGTCATGTGACCTTCCTGAGTTCTGTGACGGGAAAACAGAGTCTTGTCCTGCAGATTTTTATTTAGTGGATGGCACATCATGTGCAGGCGGGAAGGCCTACTGTTACACCGGCATGTGTCTGACCCTTGAGCAGCAGTGTCGCTCACTTTGGGGAAAAG ATGGTCGTCCGGCCCCTGACCTGTGCTTTAAGAGGGTAAATGAAGCTGGCAATATGTATGGGAATTGTGGCAAAGATGAGTCTGGGAATTACCGGCGCTGTAGTGACAG GGATGCtaaatgtgggaaaatccagTGTTTGGCTTCAGCCTCCAAGCCTATTGAGCAAAATGCGGTTGTCATAGAAACCACGGTTACTGAGGGCTACAGAAGAATCATGTGCAAGGGGACACATGTGTACAAGCTTGACAAGGAGGAAAAGGAGCCACAGGGTGACACTTTGGATCCAGGTCTGGTCATGACGGGCACCAAGTGTGGCGAAGACTTG ATTTGCTTTAACGGATTATGCCGCAATGCATCTTTTCTCAGAGCGGGGGAATGCAATGCCAAGTGCCACGGACACGGA CTGTGCAACAACAACCGTAACTGCCACTGTGATCCAGGCTGGGCTCCTCCTCTCTGCGACCAGAAAGGATCAGGGGGTAGTGTGGACAGCGGGCCTGTCATCAACCGCA GAAGCGTTGGTACAGCCCTCCTTACTTCCTTCCTGCTTCTCTTGGCGGGTTTGGCTGCTTTTGCTTTTTGGCGCTTCGGCAGACATAAGCTCCCCTCGCTGAAGCCTTCTGCTCCACCACCAGTGCCAAA AATGAATGAAATCCACACTTCCGAGCCACCTGATGTCAAGTCTCTTAATTCGGACAGTCGTGCCAATGGTCATGCCAACCCAACATTCTTGCTAAAGAATTCG TCTTCTCTGCATCCGAGCCCGTCTGCCCCACCTCGACCCAGGAATGGTATCGTATGTCCCGCAGGGAAGCCTCCTCCCATACCAATGTGTGCTGTAGAGCAGAGAAAGCAGACACCACAGCCCCAGAGAGTGATCTCTCCTCAGGGTCGCACTCCCCCTGTCCCTCCAGGACAGAAACCCAACCAGGCTTCTGCACTACCTACAAGACCTCCACCTTTACGCTCCCTGGATCCCAAAAACTCATCACAGTCTTCAGCAGTACCCCAAAATAGACCAAATCCCCCAAACAGACCTCCACCGCCTTGCCCTATCAAAAAACAATCAGGG GACCCTGTGAAAGGCCCACAGGTTACCACCAATGCCTTGCAACGAGGAAAACCTGGTTTGGCTCCATCTGCTGGACAGAAAATGCCAAACAG AGCCTAA
- the adam19b gene encoding disintegrin and metalloproteinase domain-containing protein 19 isoform X1 gives MRPGARPPPPPSPPPYAARCSVCVCLIVVLYCAVAAAVSEDAVYNGETRQASLESILENVESYEITYPIWLHPLRHKRSDNKEHPAEAQVLITAEGQELRLLLEKNEQLLAPGYQEIWYTPNGARKSSSRPSTGHCFYHGEVQGMEGSSVAVSTCSGLRGLISLNTSISYLIEPLPISTDADRHAVFRAESVRLPGGHCQHHHGKVEHEEGLNDFIKGMMSPQGLREKREVSQNMKYVELLIVADKTEFEMHNSDIDKTKQKLVEAANLVDKYYKALNIRVALIGLEVWTSQDMISVSDNPHSTLAAFLSWRQKQLRSLPNDNAQLVTGKSFRGTTIGLAPLKAMCSEYQSGGVNMDHSDLSVGVAATMAHEMGHNFGMSHDIPGCCQAKAEDGGCIMAAATGHPFPRVFNDCNMKELKSYLSSGGGKCLFNLPNTRTMYGGHRCGNGYLEDGEECDCGEEEECTSPCCNANNCTLKAGAECAHGVCCQNCKLKSPGVLCRAPSGSCDLPEFCDGKTESCPADFYLVDGTSCAGGKAYCYTGMCLTLEQQCRSLWGKDGRPAPDLCFKRVNEAGNMYGNCGKDESGNYRRCSDRDAKCGKIQCLASASKPIEQNAVVIETTVTEGYRRIMCKGTHVYKLDKEEKEPQGDTLDPGLVMTGTKCGEDLICFNGLCRNASFLRAGECNAKCHGHGLCNNNRNCHCDPGWAPPLCDQKGSGGSVDSGPVINRRSVGTALLTSFLLLLAGLAAFAFWRFGRHKLPSLKPSAPPPVPKMNEIHTSEPPDVKSLNSDSRANGHANPTFLLKNSSSLHPSPSAPPRPRNGIVCPAGKPPPIPMCAVEQRKQTPQPQRVISPQGRTPPVPPGQKPNQASALPTRPPPLRSLDPKNSSQSSAVPQNRPNPPNRPPPPCPIKKQSGDPVKGPQVTTNALQRGKPGLAPSAGQKMPNRA, from the exons ATGCGTCCAGGAGCGcgtcctccaccaccaccatcaccacctccCTATGCCGCGcggtgctctgtgtgtgtgtgcctcatAGTTGTCCTCTACTGTGCCGTCgctgctgctgtgtctgaaGACGCTGTTTACAATG GAGAAACCAGACAGGCTTCGCTGGAAAGCATCCTTGAGAACGTGGAGAGTTATGAGATTACTTATCCCATATGGCTGCATCCTCTCAGACACAAGAGGTCTGACAACAAAGAG CATCCAGCAGAGGCGCAGGTTCTCATCACAGCTGAGGGCCAGGAGCTCAGACTACTATTAGAGAAAAATGA GCAGCTGTTGGCCCCTGGATATCAGGAAATATGGTACACACCCAATGGAGCGCGCAAGTCCTCTTCTCGACCCAGCACT gGACACTGTTTCTACCATGGCGAGGTTCAGGGCATGGAAGGCTCCAGCGTTGCTGTCAGCACTTGTTCAGGGCTCAg GGGACTAATTTCCCTGAACACGAGCATCAGCTACCTGATAGAGCCTCTTCCCATTTCTACGGATGCTGATCGGCATGCTGTGTTCCGAGCCGAGAGTGTTCGTCTCCCCGGGGGTCACTGCCAGCATCACCATGGCAAAGTGGAGCATGAGGAGGGGCTTAATGACTTTATCAAGGGAATGATGTCACCACAGGGTTTGAGG GAAAAAAGGGAAGTGAGTCAGAATATGAAATATGTAGAGCTGCTCATAGTTGCAGACAAGACTGAG TTTGAGATGCACAACTCTGATATTGACAAGACGAAACAGAAATTAGTGGAAGCGGCCAACCTAGTTGACAAG TACTACAAAGCTTTAAATATCCGTGTGGCACTAATCGGTCTGGAGGTGTGGACCAGCCAGGACATGATCAGCGTCTCCGATAACCCGCACAGCACCCTGGCAGCGTTCCTGTCTTGGAGACAGAAACAGCTACGCAGTCTCCCCAACGACAATGCTCAGTTGGTCAC GGGGAAGTCATTCCGGGGCACGACCATCGGGCTGGCACCTCTCAAAGCCATGTGCTCTGAATACCAGTCCGGCGGAGTAAACATG GACCACTCAGATTTATCAGTCGGTGTTGCTGCCACGATGGCGCACGAGATGGGACACAACTTTGGTATGAGCCACGACATTCCAGGTTGTTGCCAGGCGAAAGCAGAAGACGGAGGCTGTATCATGGCTGCTGCTACTGG GCATCCTTTTCCTCGAGTGTTTAATGATTGCAACATGAAGGAGCTGAAGAGCTACCTGAGCTCTGGAGGAGGAAAGTGTCTCTTTAACCTGCCCAACACCAGGACAATGTATGGAGGGCATCGCTGTGGTAATGGTTACCTGGAAGACGGAGAAGAATGCGACTGTGGAGAAGAAGAG GAGTGCACAAGTCCATGCTGTAATGCCAACAACTGTACCCTGAAAGCTGGAGCTGAGTGTGCCCACGGAGTTTGCTGTCAGAACTGCAAG CTGAAGAGCCCGGGTGTGCTGTGCCGTGCTCCCTCGGGGTCATGTGACCTTCCTGAGTTCTGTGACGGGAAAACAGAGTCTTGTCCTGCAGATTTTTATTTAGTGGATGGCACATCATGTGCAGGCGGGAAGGCCTACTGTTACACCGGCATGTGTCTGACCCTTGAGCAGCAGTGTCGCTCACTTTGGGGAAAAG ATGGTCGTCCGGCCCCTGACCTGTGCTTTAAGAGGGTAAATGAAGCTGGCAATATGTATGGGAATTGTGGCAAAGATGAGTCTGGGAATTACCGGCGCTGTAGTGACAG GGATGCtaaatgtgggaaaatccagTGTTTGGCTTCAGCCTCCAAGCCTATTGAGCAAAATGCGGTTGTCATAGAAACCACGGTTACTGAGGGCTACAGAAGAATCATGTGCAAGGGGACACATGTGTACAAGCTTGACAAGGAGGAAAAGGAGCCACAGGGTGACACTTTGGATCCAGGTCTGGTCATGACGGGCACCAAGTGTGGCGAAGACTTG ATTTGCTTTAACGGATTATGCCGCAATGCATCTTTTCTCAGAGCGGGGGAATGCAATGCCAAGTGCCACGGACACGGA CTGTGCAACAACAACCGTAACTGCCACTGTGATCCAGGCTGGGCTCCTCCTCTCTGCGACCAGAAAGGATCAGGGGGTAGTGTGGACAGCGGGCCTGTCATCAACCGCA GAAGCGTTGGTACAGCCCTCCTTACTTCCTTCCTGCTTCTCTTGGCGGGTTTGGCTGCTTTTGCTTTTTGGCGCTTCGGCAGACATAAGCTCCCCTCGCTGAAGCCTTCTGCTCCACCACCAGTGCCAAA AATGAATGAAATCCACACTTCCGAGCCACCTGATGTCAAGTCTCTTAATTCGGACAGTCGTGCCAATGGTCATGCCAACCCAACATTCTTGCTAAAGAATTCG TCTTCTCTGCATCCGAGCCCGTCTGCCCCACCTCGACCCAGGAATGGTATCGTATGTCCCGCAGGGAAGCCTCCTCCCATACCAATGTGTGCTGTAGAGCAGAGAAAGCAGACACCACAGCCCCAGAGAGTGATCTCTCCTCAGGGTCGCACTCCCCCTGTCCCTCCAGGACAGAAACCCAACCAGGCTTCTGCACTACCTACAAGACCTCCACCTTTACGCTCCCTGGATCCCAAAAACTCATCACAGTCTTCAGCAGTACCCCAAAATAGACCAAATCCCCCAAACAGACCTCCACCGCCTTGCCCTATCAAAAAACAATCAGGG GACCCTGTGAAAGGCCCACAGGTTACCACCAATGCCTTGCAACGAGGAAAACCTGGTTTGGCTCCATCTGCTGGACAGAAAATGCCAAACAG AGCCTAA
- the gpr151 gene encoding G-protein coupled receptor 151, translated as MDKLSGTNGTVVNSSVDMWSFSEHDSFQHLDPTELRVLVPAILGVICVLGAACNLTAMVILFSNAHKGKLSLINSLIFNLMFADGLVLMFTVPFRAASYSKTSWNLGWVVCKTADWFLQSCMVVKSFTVAIMAKACYRYVSNPNKQVSIHLGSILVVLFFIWLSGCTVTIPHWLFARLQREIRGLVCVMTVPPEAQDFMSVYVKAYPLGVYCAPLSIALMYFWKAYGQCQRRSSKSQNLRTQIRSRKLTLMLFSLTMAMAVLWIPHWVVWLWERQIAEKETEGAQPLISSPPLLLILSAQLLTFSLSLVNPLIVLSLSEEFREGYRGLWRRLTLRKQPPPKPGPHNPTTLQSPCPRPETSGQLRGERSLQSGCSKEATREAQPQPEQVGPEGGGREADTVSLKDGSVLPDVEQFWHEREGGSLTQESDPVPWENQNIEEKK; from the coding sequence ATGGATAAGCTTAGTGGGACCAATGGCACTGTGGTGAACAGCTCTGTAGACATGTGGTCATTCAGTGAACACGATTCCTTCCAGCACCTGGATCCGACTGAGCTCAGGGTCCTGGTGCCAGCTATTCTGGGAGTCATTTGTGTTCTGGGCGCGGCTTGCAATCTCACTGCAATGGTCATCCTGTTCTCTAATGCGCACAAAGGCAAACTGTCTCTCATCAACTCCCTCATTTTCAACCTGATGTTTGCGGATGGGCTGGTGCTGATGTTTACAGTGCCTTTCAGGGCTGCCTCATACTCCAAGACAAGCTGGAATCTAGGCTGGGTGGTGTGCAAGACAGCCGACTGGTTTCTCCAATCCTGCATGGTTGTGAAGAGCTTCACTGTGGCTATCATGGCCAAAGCCTGCTACCGCTACGTGTCAAATCCAAACAAGCAGGTGAGCATACACCTGGGCTCCATCCTGGTGGTGCTCTTCTTCATATGGCTGTCTGGCTGCACTGTCACCATCCCTCACTGGCTGTTTGCTCGGCTGCAGAGAGAGATCCGTGGGCTGGTGTGCGTAATGACGGTTCCTCCTGAAGCCCAGGATTTCATGTCTGTGTATGTGAAAGCGTATCCTCTGGGGGTCTACTGTGCACCTCTGAGCATTGCCCTGATGTATTTCTGGAAGGCTTATGGCCAGTGCCAGCGCCGTTCCAGTAAGAGTCAGAATCTGCGTACACAGATCAGATCCAGGAAGCTCACTTTAATGCTTTTCAGCCTCACTATGGCCATGGCTGTCCTCTGGATTCCTCACTGGGTTGTGTGGCTTTGGGAGCGCCAGATTGCAGAAAAGGAAACTGAAGGAGCTCAGCCCCTTATCTCCTCTCCTCCCCTTCTCCTTATCCTTTCTGCTCAGCTGCTCaccttctctctgtctttggTAAACCCTCTCattgtcctttctctctctgaggaGTTCAGAGAGGGTTACAGGGGGCTTTGGAGGCGCCTCACCCTGCGCAAGCAACCGCCACCTAAGCCTGGACCCCACAACCCCACCACTCTCCAGTCCCCTTGTCCTAGACCAGAGACCTCAGGTCAGCTGCGGGGGGAGAGAAGCCTTCAATCAGGCTGCAGCAAGGAAGCCACCAGGGAGGCTCAGCCTCAGCCGGAGCAAGTCGGACcagaaggaggagggagggaagcgGACACCGTGAGTCTTAAAGATGGGAGCGTCTTGCCTGATGTGGAGCAGTTCTGGCATGAGAGGGAAGGTGGATCACTCACACAGGAAAGCGACCCTGTTCCGTGGGAGAACCAGAacatagaggaaaaaaaatag